Proteins encoded in a region of the Pseudomonas sp. PDNC002 genome:
- a CDS encoding chemotaxis protein CheW: protein MASPASRSEAASAGRLYLQFRLGADRYALDVHDVVEVLPLPVLKRVPEAPGWVAGLFAHRGELLPVLDLSQLAFGHSAPRRTSTRLVLARYRNGDQGPEQRLGLILEQATHTLRLDPAAFRDYDLDNGSARYLGPVLEDEQGLLQRVSVDALLSDEARARLLPESGSESP, encoded by the coding sequence ATGGCGTCTCCCGCTTCAAGGTCTGAGGCCGCCTCGGCGGGCAGGCTCTACCTGCAATTTCGCCTGGGCGCGGACCGCTATGCGCTGGACGTGCACGACGTCGTCGAAGTGCTGCCGCTGCCTGTACTCAAGCGCGTGCCGGAAGCGCCGGGGTGGGTTGCCGGGCTGTTCGCGCACCGCGGCGAATTGCTGCCAGTGCTCGACCTGAGTCAACTGGCGTTCGGCCACAGCGCTCCCCGTCGCACCAGCACCCGCCTGGTGCTGGCGCGCTATCGCAACGGCGACCAGGGCCCGGAGCAACGGCTCGGGCTGATTCTCGAACAGGCCACCCACACCCTGCGCCTGGACCCGGCGGCCTTCCGTGACTACGACCTCGACAACGGCAGCGCGCGCTACCTCGGGCCGGTGCTGGAAGACGAACAGGGGTTGCTGCAACGGGTGAGCGTCGACGCGCTGCTCAGCGACGAAGCGCGTGCACGTCTGCTACCGGAGTCCGGGAGCGAGTCGCCATGA
- a CDS encoding CheR family methyltransferase encodes MNDPRFAQLLKARIGLDAESVGDAVIERAVRQRCSKVSGGDAEHYWLQLQGSAEEVQALIEAVIVPETWFFRYPESFAALADLATRRVLELAGTRPLRLLSLPCSTGEEPYSIVMTMLDAGLAPSAFQVDALDVSRSVLERAEEGRYGRNSFRGVELGFRDRHFIDEEGGYRIAETVRKKVRFRVGNLLAADLLAGEAPYDFVFCRNLLIYFDRATQEQVVDVLCRLARADGVLFIGPAEASLMSRIGLKPLGVAQSFAFPLASAEVVRPAPLSWTPPAPLPRPSAPKPVPVQAPMRPRVAVKPVQHVAEPATDALADIARLANSGQAGAARQRCEALLAEKGPNAEAYYWLGLLADAQGQGIEAQGFYRKALYLQPDHQESLLHLAALLAAQGDAAGARRLQERAARGVKRNG; translated from the coding sequence ATGAACGATCCGCGCTTCGCCCAGTTGCTCAAGGCACGTATCGGCCTGGACGCCGAATCGGTGGGCGACGCGGTGATCGAGCGAGCGGTGCGCCAGCGCTGCAGCAAGGTCAGCGGCGGTGACGCCGAGCACTACTGGCTGCAGCTCCAGGGCTCGGCGGAGGAGGTGCAGGCGCTGATCGAGGCGGTGATCGTTCCCGAGACCTGGTTCTTCCGTTATCCCGAATCCTTCGCCGCGCTGGCCGATCTCGCCACCCGGCGTGTGCTGGAGCTGGCGGGTACGCGGCCGCTGCGCCTGCTCAGCCTGCCGTGCTCCACCGGCGAGGAGCCGTACTCCATCGTCATGACGATGCTCGATGCGGGGCTCGCGCCGTCGGCGTTCCAGGTCGATGCGCTGGACGTCAGCCGCTCCGTGCTGGAGCGGGCGGAGGAGGGGCGCTACGGGCGTAACTCCTTCCGGGGCGTCGAACTCGGCTTCCGCGACCGTCATTTCATCGACGAGGAGGGCGGCTACCGGATTGCCGAAACGGTCCGCAAGAAAGTCCGCTTCCGTGTCGGCAACCTGCTGGCGGCGGATCTGCTGGCCGGCGAGGCGCCGTACGACTTCGTGTTCTGCCGCAACCTGCTGATCTATTTCGACCGCGCCACCCAGGAGCAGGTCGTCGACGTGCTGTGCCGCCTGGCGCGGGCCGACGGCGTGCTGTTCATCGGTCCTGCCGAGGCCAGCCTGATGTCCCGCATCGGCCTCAAGCCGCTGGGCGTGGCGCAGTCCTTCGCCTTCCCCCTGGCGAGTGCCGAAGTCGTCCGTCCGGCTCCGTTGAGCTGGACGCCGCCCGCACCGCTGCCGCGCCCAAGCGCGCCGAAACCCGTGCCGGTACAGGCGCCGATGCGTCCGCGGGTGGCGGTGAAACCCGTGCAGCACGTCGCTGAGCCCGCCACCGATGCGCTGGCGGACATCGCCCGGCTGGCCAACTCCGGCCAGGCCGGTGCGGCACGCCAGCGTTGCGAGGCCTTGCTGGCCGAGAAAGGGCCGAACGCCGAGGCCTACTATTGGCTCGGGTTGCTGGCCGATGCCCAGGGCCAGGGCATCGAGGCGCAAGGTTTCTACCGCAAGGCCCTGTATCTGCAACCCGACCACCAGGAAAGCCTCCTGCACCTGGCCGCGCTGCTCGCCGCCCAGGGCGACGCCGCCGGTGCTCGCCGCCTGCAGGAGCGCGCCGCGCGAGGAGTGAAGCGCAATGGTTGA
- a CDS encoding chemotaxis protein CheW has protein sequence MVERGYSSQTELPPVDDCWNRVGVRGDRSCPKLVEYIHCRNCPVHAAAAISLLDRYALGGEEPVQMPVESGETAIEDGRAHLIFRLGEEWLGLPTRALAEVAPACVVHSLPHQRSPALLGVANVRGTLVACVSLGELLGLDIRAAARDDARIVPRMLILAATGGPIISPVDEVDGIHELSESAVITASSHSHAANDRFTRGVMQWRQRSIRLLDQEALLDAATRSLA, from the coding sequence ATGGTTGAACGCGGCTATTCATCGCAGACCGAGTTGCCGCCGGTGGACGACTGCTGGAATCGCGTCGGCGTGCGCGGCGACCGCAGTTGCCCGAAGCTCGTCGAATATATTCATTGCCGTAACTGCCCGGTGCATGCCGCGGCGGCGATCAGCCTGCTCGACCGCTATGCCTTGGGCGGCGAAGAGCCTGTGCAAATGCCGGTCGAAAGCGGCGAAACGGCCATCGAGGATGGTCGCGCGCACCTGATCTTCCGCCTTGGCGAAGAATGGTTGGGCCTGCCCACCCGCGCCCTTGCCGAAGTGGCGCCGGCGTGCGTGGTGCATTCGCTGCCGCACCAGCGGTCGCCGGCGCTGCTCGGCGTGGCCAACGTTCGCGGCACGCTGGTCGCCTGTGTCTCCCTGGGTGAACTGCTGGGCCTCGATATCCGTGCCGCCGCCCGCGATGACGCGCGCATCGTCCCGCGCATGCTAATTCTTGCCGCCACGGGCGGGCCGATCATCTCGCCGGTGGACGAAGTGGACGGTATCCATGAGTTGAGCGAGAGCGCCGTGATCACCGCCTCGTCCCACAGCCATGCCGCCAACGACCGCTTCACCCGTGGGGTGATGCAGTGGCGCCAGCGCAGCATCCGCCTGCTCGACCAGGAAGCCCTGCTCGATGCCGCCACCCGGAGCCTTGCATGA
- a CDS encoding hybrid sensor histidine kinase/response regulator translates to MTPDQMKDASMLELFRLEAEAQTQVLVHGLMALERNPTQADQLEACMRAAHSLKGAARIVGLDAGVQVAHVMEDCLVGAQEGRLLLASGHIDALLAGTDILLHIADAQPERAEQAQQGVPAMVERLQALVSGQAPVRSTLPAPPAPQLAERVAEPVAAPLEPSLVDPSPTVPAEPTARRRASDSDEGGERVLRVTAERLNQLLDYSSKSLVESQRLKPLLDSLQRLKRVQASASRVLDGARDAASTANLDAEAQAYLADARRLVGECQQLLSEQIAELDEFSFKAGQRARSLYDTALACRMRPFSDVLAGQARMVRDLGRSLGKPVRLDVQGASTQVDREVLEKLEAPLTHLLRNAVDHGIEPPDVRARAGKPEEGTIQLLARHHAGMLVLELQDDGGGVDLERLRSAIVRRQLSTEETVARLTEEELLTFLFLPGFSMREQVTEVSGRGVGLDAVQHMVRLLRGGIRMEQVSGQGARFHLEVPLTLSVVRSLVVTIGGEAYAFPLAHIERMRRLAPDEIVQLEGRQQFWHEGRHVGLVAASQLLQRPEGETTADEIPVVVIRERESAYGVAVEKFIGERTLVVVPLDARLGKVQDVSAGALLDDGTPVLILDVEDMLRSVEKLLATGRLERIDPTGRLSGPARKRVLVVDDSLTVRELERKLLLGRGYDVAVAVDGMDGWNALRSEHFDLVITDIDMPRMDGIELVTLIRRDTRLQSLPVMVVSYKDREEDRRRGLDAGADYYLAKASFHDEALLDAVVDLIGGAQG, encoded by the coding sequence ATGACCCCGGACCAGATGAAGGATGCCTCGATGCTGGAGCTGTTCCGCCTGGAGGCGGAAGCCCAGACGCAGGTGCTCGTCCACGGCTTGATGGCGCTGGAGCGCAATCCGACCCAGGCCGACCAGCTGGAAGCCTGCATGCGCGCTGCGCATTCGCTCAAGGGCGCGGCGCGTATCGTCGGCCTCGACGCCGGCGTGCAGGTCGCCCACGTGATGGAAGACTGCCTGGTCGGCGCCCAGGAGGGCCGGTTGCTGCTGGCTTCCGGGCATATCGACGCGCTGCTGGCCGGCACCGATATCCTGCTGCATATCGCCGATGCCCAGCCCGAACGCGCCGAGCAGGCGCAGCAGGGGGTGCCGGCGATGGTCGAGCGCCTGCAGGCGTTGGTGTCCGGACAGGCGCCAGTGCGCTCCACGCTGCCGGCACCGCCTGCGCCGCAGCTTGCGGAGCGGGTCGCGGAGCCTGTTGCGGCGCCGCTGGAACCCAGCCTGGTCGATCCGTCGCCGACCGTGCCCGCCGAGCCCACGGCGCGCCGCCGCGCCAGCGATAGCGACGAAGGCGGCGAGCGCGTTCTGCGGGTCACCGCGGAACGCCTGAACCAGTTGCTCGACTATTCCAGCAAGTCGCTGGTGGAATCCCAGCGCCTCAAGCCCCTGCTGGACTCGCTGCAACGTCTCAAACGCGTGCAGGCCAGCGCCAGCCGTGTGCTCGACGGCGCCCGCGATGCGGCCAGCACGGCCAATCTCGATGCCGAGGCGCAAGCCTACCTGGCCGACGCTCGCCGACTGGTCGGCGAATGCCAGCAGCTGCTCAGCGAGCAGATCGCCGAACTCGACGAATTCAGCTTCAAGGCCGGCCAGCGGGCCCGCTCGCTCTACGACACGGCGCTGGCCTGCCGCATGCGGCCGTTCTCCGACGTGCTGGCCGGGCAGGCGCGGATGGTCCGCGATCTTGGCCGTTCGCTGGGCAAGCCGGTGCGCCTGGACGTGCAGGGCGCGTCCACCCAGGTCGACCGCGAAGTGCTGGAAAAGCTCGAAGCGCCGTTGACCCACCTGCTGCGCAATGCCGTCGACCATGGCATCGAGCCGCCTGACGTGCGCGCCCGCGCCGGCAAGCCGGAGGAGGGCACGATCCAGCTGCTCGCCCGGCACCACGCCGGCATGCTGGTGCTGGAGTTGCAGGACGATGGCGGCGGCGTCGATCTCGAGCGCCTGCGCAGCGCCATCGTGCGCCGTCAGCTGTCCACCGAGGAGACCGTGGCGCGGCTCACCGAGGAGGAGTTGCTGACCTTCCTGTTCCTGCCCGGCTTCAGCATGCGCGAGCAGGTGACCGAGGTGTCCGGCCGCGGCGTCGGCCTCGACGCCGTGCAGCACATGGTGCGCCTGCTGCGCGGCGGTATTCGCATGGAGCAGGTGAGCGGGCAGGGCGCGCGTTTCCACCTGGAAGTGCCGCTGACCCTGTCGGTGGTGCGCAGCCTGGTGGTGACCATCGGTGGCGAGGCCTACGCCTTCCCGCTCGCCCACATCGAGCGCATGCGCCGCCTGGCGCCGGACGAGATCGTCCAGCTCGAGGGCCGCCAGCAGTTCTGGCACGAGGGCCGGCACGTCGGCCTGGTCGCCGCCAGCCAGTTGCTGCAGCGCCCCGAGGGTGAAACCACGGCGGACGAGATTCCGGTGGTGGTGATCCGCGAGCGCGAGAGTGCCTACGGCGTGGCGGTGGAGAAATTCATCGGCGAGCGCACCCTGGTGGTGGTGCCGCTGGACGCGCGCCTGGGCAAGGTGCAGGACGTTTCCGCCGGCGCCTTGTTGGATGACGGCACGCCGGTGCTGATCCTCGATGTGGAAGACATGCTGCGTTCGGTGGAGAAACTCCTCGCCACCGGCCGCCTGGAGCGCATCGATCCCACCGGCCGCCTCTCCGGCCCGGCGCGCAAACGGGTGCTGGTGGTGGACGATTCGCTCACCGTGCGCGAGCTGGAGCGCAAGCTGCTGCTGGGGCGTGGTTACGACGTCGCCGTGGCGGTGGATGGCATGGACGGCTGGAACGCGCTGCGCTCGGAGCACTTCGACCTGGTCATCACCGACATCGACATGCCGCGCATGGATGGCATCGAGCTGGTGACCCTGATCCGCCGCGACACCCGCCTGCAATCGCTGCCGGTGATGGTGGTGTCCTACAAGGACCGCGAAGAGGACCGTCGGCGCGGTCTGGATGCCGGTGCCGACTATTATCTGGCCAAGGCCAGTTTCCACGATGAGGCCCTGCTGGATGCGGTGGTCGACCTGATCGGGGGTGCCCAGGGATGA
- a CDS encoding chemotaxis response regulator protein-glutamate methylesterase, which produces MKIGIVNDMPLAVEAMRRALAFEPAHRVVWVASNGAEAIEMCAAHKPDVVLMDLLMPVMDGVEATRRIMAQSPCAIIVVTVDLEQNMSRVFDAMGNGAVDAVNTPAIGTGDPAEAARPLLRKLQNLAWLNAPRDTRPSSSVAPVRKGIGARKLVAIGSSAGGPAALAELFGQLPANFPAAIVVVQHVDEVFAAGMAEWLSTQSRIPVRLARNGEPPQPGCVLLAGTNHHIRLLKGGELAYTAEPSSHIYRPSIDVFFDSLVENWSGDAVGVLLTGMGRDGAEGLKHMRERGFLTLAQDQGSSAVYGMPKAAAAIGAAVEIRALGDIARRLADVCT; this is translated from the coding sequence ATGAAGATAGGGATCGTCAACGACATGCCGCTGGCGGTGGAGGCGATGCGCCGGGCGCTGGCCTTCGAGCCGGCGCACCGGGTGGTCTGGGTCGCGTCCAACGGCGCCGAGGCCATCGAGATGTGCGCCGCGCACAAGCCCGACGTGGTGCTGATGGACCTGTTGATGCCGGTGATGGATGGCGTCGAGGCGACCCGCAGGATCATGGCCCAGAGCCCCTGCGCGATCATCGTCGTCACCGTCGACCTGGAACAGAACATGAGCCGCGTGTTCGACGCCATGGGCAATGGCGCGGTGGACGCGGTGAATACCCCGGCCATCGGTACCGGTGATCCGGCGGAGGCGGCGCGCCCGCTATTGCGCAAGTTGCAGAACCTGGCCTGGCTCAATGCCCCGCGCGATACCCGGCCCAGTTCCAGCGTCGCGCCGGTACGCAAGGGCATCGGGGCGCGCAAGCTGGTGGCCATCGGCTCCTCGGCGGGCGGCCCGGCGGCGCTGGCGGAGCTGTTCGGCCAGTTGCCGGCGAATTTCCCTGCCGCCATCGTCGTGGTCCAGCACGTCGACGAAGTCTTCGCCGCCGGCATGGCCGAGTGGCTGTCGACGCAATCACGGATCCCCGTGCGCCTGGCGCGCAACGGCGAGCCGCCACAGCCGGGCTGCGTGCTGCTGGCCGGCACCAATCATCACATCCGCCTGCTCAAGGGCGGCGAGTTGGCCTATACGGCCGAGCCCAGCAGCCATATCTACCGGCCCTCGATCGACGTGTTCTTCGACAGCCTGGTGGAGAACTGGAGCGGCGACGCCGTCGGTGTGTTGCTCACCGGCATGGGCCGCGACGGCGCCGAGGGCCTGAAGCACATGCGCGAACGAGGCTTCCTGACCCTGGCGCAGGACCAGGGCAGCAGCGCCGTCTACGGCATGCCCAAGGCTGCGGCGGCGATTGGCGCCGCGGTGGAGATTCGCGCACTGGGCGACATCGCCCGACGACTCGCTGACGTCTGCACCTGA
- a CDS encoding PleD family two-component system response regulator, with amino-acid sequence MNPLTSDYPVHTPGDSTVMVLLVDDQPMIGEAVRRALADDPSIDFHFCSDPHQAIALAIQIKPTVILQDLVMPGADGLSLVREYRANPATRDLPIIVLSTKEDPAVKSAAFTAGANDYLVKLPDAIELIARVRYHSRSYLALLQRDEAYRALRESQQQLLETNLVLQRLMNSDGLTGLSNRRHFDEYLEMEWRRGLREQAQLSILLIDVDHFKAYNDTFGHVQGDEALRQVAGAIRASASRPSDLPARYGGEEFVMVLPNTSPGGARLLAEKLRRSVQDLNIRHELPTSGSPLTISIGVATLIPNAGKTCRQLIEMADQALYNAKHGGRNQVGMADTTDA; translated from the coding sequence ATGAACCCTTTGACGAGTGACTACCCCGTGCACACCCCAGGCGACTCCACTGTGATGGTGCTGCTGGTCGACGACCAGCCCATGATCGGCGAAGCCGTGCGCCGCGCCCTGGCGGACGATCCGAGCATCGACTTCCACTTCTGCTCCGACCCGCACCAGGCCATTGCCCTGGCGATCCAGATCAAGCCCACCGTGATCCTCCAGGACCTGGTGATGCCCGGCGCCGACGGCCTCTCGCTGGTGCGCGAGTACCGCGCCAACCCCGCGACCCGCGACCTGCCGATCATCGTCCTGTCCACCAAGGAGGACCCGGCGGTGAAGAGCGCGGCGTTCACCGCCGGCGCCAACGACTACCTGGTGAAGCTGCCCGACGCCATCGAACTGATCGCCCGGGTGCGCTACCACTCGCGCTCCTACCTGGCGCTGCTGCAGCGCGACGAGGCCTACCGCGCCCTGCGCGAGAGCCAGCAGCAGCTGCTGGAAACCAACCTGGTGCTGCAGCGGCTGATGAACTCCGACGGCCTCACCGGTCTGTCCAACCGCCGTCACTTCGACGAATACCTGGAAATGGAGTGGCGCCGCGGCCTGCGCGAGCAGGCCCAGCTGTCGATCCTGTTGATCGATGTCGACCACTTCAAGGCCTACAACGACACCTTCGGCCACGTGCAGGGCGACGAGGCGTTGCGCCAGGTCGCCGGGGCGATCCGCGCCAGCGCCAGTCGCCCCTCGGATTTGCCGGCGCGTTATGGCGGCGAAGAGTTCGTCATGGTCCTGCCCAATACCTCGCCGGGCGGCGCGCGCCTGTTGGCCGAGAAGCTGCGGCGCTCGGTGCAGGACCTGAACATCCGCCACGAGCTGCCCACCTCCGGCTCGCCGCTGACCATCAGCATCGGCGTGGCGACGCTGATCCCGAACGCGGGCAAGACCTGCCGCCAGCTCATCGAAATGGCCGACCAGGCGCTCTACAACGCCAAGCACGGTGGCCGCAACCAGGTCGGCATGGCTGACACGACGGACGCGTAA
- the prfB gene encoding peptide chain release factor 2 (programmed frameshift), with product MEIQPILNSIKDLTDRTQSIRGYLDYDLKHDRLIEVNRELEDPAVWNNPEYAQNLGRERATLAQIVETLDELTGGLADSRDLLDMAVEENDEGAVNDVATEVERLRDILEKLEFRRMFSGEMDPNNAYLDIQAGSGGTEAQDWANMLLRMYLRWSDKHGFSAEIVELSEGEVAGIKGATVHIKGEYAFGWLRTEIGVHRLVRKSPFDSGNRRHTSFTAVFVSPEIDDNIEIEINPSDLRIDTYRSSGAGGQHVNTTDSAVRITHVPTNTVVACQNERSQHANKDTAMKMLRARLYEQEMQKRNAASQALEDTKSDIGWGHQIRSYVLDQSRIKDLRTGVERSDCDKVLDGDLDEYLEASLKQGL from the exons ATGGAAATCCAACCAATCCTCAACAGCATCAAGGACCTCACCGACCGTACCCAGTCCATTCGGGGGTATCTT GACTACGATCTGAAACATGATCGTCTGATCGAAGTAAACCGCGAGCTGGAAGACCCGGCGGTCTGGAACAACCCCGAATACGCCCAGAACCTGGGCCGCGAGCGCGCCACCCTGGCGCAGATCGTCGAGACTCTCGATGAGCTCACCGGCGGTCTGGCCGACTCCCGCGACCTGCTGGACATGGCCGTCGAGGAAAACGACGAAGGTGCCGTGAACGACGTCGCCACTGAAGTCGAGCGCCTGCGCGACATCCTCGAGAAGCTGGAATTCCGCCGCATGTTCAGCGGCGAGATGGACCCGAACAACGCCTACCTGGACATCCAGGCCGGTTCCGGCGGCACCGAAGCCCAGGACTGGGCCAACATGCTGCTGCGCATGTACCTGCGCTGGTCCGACAAGCACGGCTTCAGTGCCGAGATCGTCGAGCTGTCCGAAGGCGAAGTCGCCGGCATCAAGGGCGCCACCGTGCACATCAAGGGCGAGTACGCCTTCGGTTGGCTGCGGACCGAGATCGGCGTGCACCGCCTGGTGCGCAAGAGCCCGTTCGACTCCGGCAACCGTCGCCACACCTCGTTCACCGCGGTCTTCGTCTCGCCGGAAATCGATGACAACATCGAGATCGAGATCAACCCGTCGGACCTGCGCATCGACACCTACCGCTCCTCCGGCGCGGGCGGCCAGCACGTGAACACCACCGACTCCGCGGTGCGTATCACCCACGTGCCGACCAACACCGTGGTGGCGTGCCAGAACGAACGCTCCCAGCACGCCAACAAGGACACCGCCATGAAAATGCTGCGGGCCCGGTTGTACGAGCAGGAGATGCAGAAACGCAACGCCGCTTCGCAGGCGCTGGAAGACACCAAATCCGATATCGGCTGGGGCCACCAGATCCGCTCCTATGTGCTCGACCAGTCGCGCATCAAGGACCTGCGTACCGGCGTGGAACGCAGCGATTGCGACAAGGTGCTGGACGGCGACCTGGACGAATACCTGGAAGCCAGCCTGAAGCAAGGCCTGTAA